ttcctcctccttaggctccccacCGATGACCGCCGGCGGCGCGATACCCGTCTCCCAATACACTGCGGCACGGCGGTCATTAGGATCCTAGTAGGTCTTGTACTTGCTCCACTTCTTCCTCTGTTTAGGGTCGTCGGAgacggcctgattcatggcccagcgaaGGATGTCAACTGCCATCGCGCCCTTGGCTGGGTCAGGAATCAGCGTCTTGAGCTCATCTTGAGTGCCCTTCATGAGCACGGCATTAGATTCGTTCTGCATGTCCGGCATGGAGCtgaagttcgagcacacctccatggtgttctcgaacttggtcCGGTCACCAGCCGtccacccgaggaagaaggccctccagccaataccccaagggaagggATTGCTGTTGGAGCTGGAGCTAGAGCTCATGGCGATGGGGAGGAGGGAGGTTGAtagtgagagaagagagggggtgggtaaATAGTGGTGGGCAAGGTGAGTAAATATAGGggggtggagaggaggagaagagtgacagTCATGCCGCTTTAACTACAAGCTCTTGAATTAGCCATGAACTCTGTGCAATGCCTGACTCCATGACTTGTGTGCAGATCAAGGATAGCAATGAGATGGGCACGGAGGTGCTCCCGGCCATTGACAgcaagggcaagcagccccttTACCCAATGCCTGACGAGGTTGAGCTGCCGCCCACCGCCGAAGAAGACCCGGAGACGCGTGAGGGTGGCGACGACGAGGGCATGGAGGAGCCCCCCAGCAACAAGCGCCGCAACTATGGCCACTACCATCAGGAggatggcccaactcacttctgcaaggtcatccttacaccgaagcttgagtgcatccccatgcccctggacttcaccaagcacttcaTCGCGGTGCCGACGGAGTTCAATCTCAGGAATAACACCGGCTGCTCCTGGAAGGTGACGGTCAAGCTGATGAACGGCAGGgtgaccctggatcagggttgggccacctatgcagccgttcatcagatcaagatcggctacatggtgacattcaagctcctcactcccgacaccctcaaggtcatcatcttcgacgacgATGGCATTGAGGTCGTCAACAAGTGCGGGAAGCACGACGAAGCCTTCGCCGCCAAGGAGTAGGGCCGGGGCACCTCCATTTTAATTACTATCGAGTCTGCTTTGAACTGTTTATGGTTTATGCGTTGAACTGTTATATCTGCGGTACTACTTATATCTGAATTATGCTAATTGATGCTCTGTTTATACTCCGTTGTGCTTATGATGTGTGCTGCCGAAGTGTGGTGAtaacctcaccaactagccaaagaggttaTCACACATCAGGCcttgcatacaaccaaacaccatgccttAGGTTTGTGGACTAATATGCAGAcaaccaaacaccaggcagtgtggttcagcccatgcaggtaagagggcatgcaggcaaccaaacaacatgcataTGGTGCATTTGAGGCTGCATTTGCATAGCCAGGTTGGGTGAAGTGTATGCAATGCGGGTACTGTAGCgcacggcaaccaaacacgccctaggaGTAGAGATGAAGACGTGGTGGATCCCGACCCAGGGCTTGTAATAAAAAGGGCAACTACCTTCTAAAAACACACAAAGCCTTGCTAACGAAAACCCACTAACAAAAAATACGGCACACGTAGGCTTCGGCCCAGGGCTTGAATTGGGCTCGACTAGAGATGGCCAAGCCCCCTTCAAGCGACGCCCCGCACCACACCGACCAGTCCCCACTCCAACCTTGACCGCAGCCGAGAGATCTCGCTAAAATCTCGCCGAGGAGGGAGAGAGGTTTGGAATTGGCGCCAACCATTCCCCCCAAATCCCTCCCCCAACCTAGGGTTTCCGCCTCTCCCTGCTCCACCATGGcgggcgccaccgccgccgctccgaTGGACATCGACCGCGCTGCCGCGCCCCCGGCCTTCAAGGGCAAGGCGccggtctccgccgccgccgccgtcaagtCCTCGCCCTGGGTCGAGAAGTACCGGCCCCAGTCCCTCGCCGACGTCGCCGCCCACCGCGACATCGTCGACACCAGTGAGTGCCCGCTCCCCCCTTGGCTCCGACCATCACCACCTCGACGACTCCTCGGCCGCTGCCTTGTTTGGTGACATCTTACAGTGAACCCTTATTTTGGATAGGGGTTCTGTGTTGGACGGGTTGGTGGGTTTTACCACATTAAGTTTGATATGGTGTGTGGATTCGGTTGAATAGCCATGTAGTATGGATTCACCAGTGATCTGCTGAAATTTGGCGGTTCCATATAGCTGGGGCACAGTAGGATTTGTTTGACGCTTTAGGATAGTTCTACACTGCTTACTTAGTGACTGAAAATTAGCAATTTACATGTTTAATGTTACCTGTGATTTCCGGTGAGAATTAGTTTCCGTGTGTAGCTGTTGTCATATTGGGCAGTACTGATATTGGGTATTTCTACCCAAATGAAGCTATGTGTATGCTGCCACACATTTTGAGATCGTTAAGCTGTAACATATTATTATTACCTACTTCTAACTTGCCTCTTTTTTTTTTTCACTTTTAATGCATGATTGTGTAATTTCCGCATGTCTCTTTGAGGCAATCTAACAAGTTTATGTCATTTTTTATTGTAGTTGATAGGCTTACAGATGAGAATAGGCTTCCCCATCTGTTGCTCTACGGTCCACCTGGCACTGGGAAAACATCGACAATACTAGCTGTCGCGAGGAAGATATATGGCGCACAGTATGGCAACATGATTCTGGAGCTCAATGCATCAGATGAACGTGGAATTGGTGTTGTAAGGCAGCAGATACAAGACTTTGCTAGTGCACACAGCCTCTCTTTTGGGTATATACCAAGTCCTATAATCCTTTTTTTAAAGTGAATATTCTTAGCCTTTTTTTATTGCATGCGTCGGGGTGAGTGGTGTCCATTTCTTGCATCGTGCCAGGTTTAATCGTTCATTTCCATGGGCTATATCTATCATTGTTCTAATGTGGACTGCAGTAGGATCACTTGGTTTTAACATGAGGTCGTGTGTTTGCAAGTATGCAATTACAATCTGAACTAAATATTTGTGGTAGAGTGGCTTACTTGCATGTGTTTATTTGATACACTCTTGATTCCTTAACTGCAGTGGGGTTGCTCGTATGGTTGAATGAACTATTGAAGAGTGATGATTTATTGCAACTATTATATTGTTCACTTCTTCACAAGGCTGTTAATTTTGTAGAGCAAAGCCTGCTGTTAAGTTGGTCCTCTTGGATGAAGCAGATGCCATGACCAAGGATGCACAATTTGCATTGCGAAGAGGTTTTTCTGTTGTTTCGTCATTGTTTACCCATATGATATTATTATTTTCATTAAATCCATTAACACTGATCCTACTTGCAGTCATTGAGAAGTATACAAGGAGCACAAGGTTTGCACTCATATGCAATCATGTGAACAAAATCATCCCAGCACTGCAATCAAGGTGCACTAGGTTTAGGTTTGCTCCACTTGATGGCTCTCATGTTACTGAGCGTCTTCGACATATAATAAAATCTGAGGGGTAAGCACACATATTTTTTGTTTTGTAAGATTATGTTAGGAACATAGACCTGTTGTCAGGCTCCTCAGTTTTCCATGCTTGACTTCCTTTACTACCGTGTTGGGACTTACAAAGCCAGTAATTTTTCTATATGTATGAGTATGATGACACTAAGTTTATGCTTGTTCTTGCAGGCTTGATGTAGATGAGGGTGGCTTGACTGCCCTTGTGCGGTTAAGTAATGGTGACATGAGGAAGTCTTTGAATATATTGCAGGTTACGTCTGAGTAACCTTTACATTGTTTTGTTTTCATGAGCTGATGTACCTTTGGTTTGCCACTGACATACATTGCCTTTTTATGTGCAGTCAACACACATGGCATCCCAGCAAATAACAGAAGAGGCTGTCTACCTTTGCACGGGAAACCCCATGCCTAAAGATATTGAGCAGATAGCGTTTTGGTTACTAAATGAACCATTTTCAACCAGCTTCAAACGTACTCTTAATTGCCATCACCATCTTTCATAATAAATGGTTTAATTGTGTGCCTAATGCAATTTGTGTCCTTATCTTTTCAGATATAGCTGATATGAAGATGAGAAAAGGTCTGGCCTTGATTGATATCATACGGGAGGTCACTATGTAAGTGCTCCCACCTCCCTTTCGTACCTTCTAAACTTCCTTATTCTCAGTAACGTACTAAGCCCTCCTTTAATTAATTCAATTAATTTCTTGCAGGTTTGTGTTCAAAATAAAAATGCCATCCAATGTACGAGTAAAGTTGATTAATGATTTGGCAGATATTGAGTATGTCCTGTTCatccttttaaatttgaattttaatcaaagttaatttcAATTAGTTATATTTTGCTGATGCTTGTGCTCAACTTGACATCTAACTGTAATAGTAGCATTGTATGCTCTCTTCTCAGAAATCAAATTACCATATTTGTGTATTATGTCACAGTACTCATTTTAGTTCACACAAGTAGTTACCATAGCTCAGCAACTGTAATGGATCCGAGGCTAGCATTATATATTTTATATGGCCAGGCTTGTTTGGCGAGTATGGTCGTTCCTCTAGACTTTAGTCAACTAGGAAAAGCAATTAGTCACACAAATCATGTTGCCAAAACAGTGCCACACCAAAGCATAGTTTTTGTTGATCTACTTCCCATGTGAATTCTCTACATGTCTAACTTGTTGATTCAGAAAGTGAAAACATGGTAGTTTCGATGAAGTAATTACTTGTAGAGAAACTCTGCCTATCTGGAAATTTTTAGGTGGTACACTGACCTAAAATGATCCTTGGAAATATTCCTGGGTATTGGAGCTATGATTCTGCTGGGAAGTATAATGACCATTTTGTTGACTTCTTGAATAGTTATATTCCTGAAGAACTGGGACCAAAAGTAGGGCAATTCTATCGGCAGTTTCTCTTAAAACAGTCAGCAACGTTATTGACATTGTATATACTCTTTTGTTTTCTGTGCAGGTATCGGCTTACCTTTGCCTGCAACGACAAACTGCAGCTTGGGGCATTGATCTCGACTTTCACGACTGCTCGTACGGCTATGGTTGCTGCTGCCGACTAATTTGAACAAAATGGCCCACCATGGATGCCTACATGGATCTGGAAATGTTGTGGCAGCTTATTTATCTTCTCTGTATTTAGTTTAAAGCGCACTGAGCAGAAAATTTCCATGTTAGATCTGTCTCTCTGCTCGACGTGCTAGCTGCTTGGGACCTTGGAAGGGTTTTAGAACTGAACTGTAACTGATTGTTGTCAGGTTTAGGTGATGTATGAACATATGGTGCATGCTACAATACATTTCTATGCAGTAGGGAGTCATTCACAACTCAACCAATTAGGTTGCGCAGTATTGTCGTGGAAAAAAATCAAGATGGGCAATTCTTTTTGATCAGCTATTAGGTTTTGTATGGTTGCAAAGTAAACAAATGAAAGCTCTGCTTTGAACATGATACATTGTCCACAAAATGTATGTGATGGCGATAATTCTattaaaactacaaaaaaaaaatCAACACCGGAAATAAAGTTCCAAAGTAGGATTTTTAACACGTCCGTGATGCTGAAGGAACCATAACACAGCTTTCATTTTTTATGTACATACTTTAATTCTGCTTTTCACTATTCTGTAGGTGGTGATATCAACAATTAAAGCCGAGAATAAGATTCTGTAATCTGTGAGCCTGACATTTACTTGAGACAATGGCAGGTAATATTAGGGATTATCATTCCAAAGCGTGATTGCACAATTACTTTTTAGGATAAGCTTGAGAGTCCATTAGACCCTCTTCCCTTTTTTCACTTACGCTTTGTTTGGATGTCCGTATTGGAGCACTCCCTATTGAATTGGAATAGAATTCTAATTCAGTGAGGAAACTGAAATGACACGAATACGAATTCGACTGTTTGGTTGTTCACTGAATTGACCCTTGAAATGCCTTTGAGGTTTCAATACCAAATCTTGTTTGGATGACAAACTTTGGACTTGCATAGCTACATTAGCATGAAGATTATATCTTGTTGTACATGATTGAAAAATGAAATCTGCTCACATGTATCTATAATTGAATGAATATATAGCAGTAAAAAATAGTAAATATTCTAGAAATGAATCACAACAAGACAAATGGTCACACAACAAGAAGAGAACGTACAGGTTATAGTCACAATCAAAGCCTGTGTACTCATCACGGTAGCCATATGACCCATACTCAAAATCAACgagacagtggtatccccaacccatcagggttcaaatcctggtgctcgcattattcctggatttatttcaggatttccggcgatgcgctttcagttggagaagacgttcccatcgacgacgaggcacctacggttgcttcgtaaatctcaagatgatatgccggctcagtctctcagaggtgctcataggggtagggtgtgcgtgtgtgcgttcacaggggtgagtgtatgcgcgtgtatatgagcgcttgtgtcaaCGAGACGGAATTTCTCtgtaaaaaaaaggaagaaaatgacgacatggtggagaaggaggtgctGAATAGGACTGATTGAATCAGTGGTAAGGGGAGAGGGATGCAACACATGGGGATGGGGACGGATGGGATGATGGTCGCCGCCGCCACCAGATGGGATGGTGGTCGCCGTTAGGTCGGGATGGGGATGGAGACCGGTCTCCATGGTGGTCGCCACTGGAGATGGAGACTGGGAGCGGAGGGATGCGTGAGGGGGCAGAGCAACGGGTCCGGGATTAGGGAGGGAAGGGACGGAAGGGGGAGTACATAGCTGCGCCGCCGCCGAGCGCCATGGCTGGGCGCCGCCGCCCCGAGATCCCCTTTCTTCTCTTTTTCCTGATTGCTGGGGTCGAAGGGGTAAGTTGCGGGAGATGGACGATTCGGAGGAAAACGGAGCGGGAGCCCTCCGAATCATGGGAGTGAGCTTTACGCTGGAGGCAATACGGCTTGGAAATGGTCTGGCGTTTCCAATACGAATTCAGTGTGCAACCAAACATCCGTATTGACGTCAGATGATTACCAATTCGATTTCCTGGGCTTCAATGGGGACATCCAAACGCAGTGTTAAAGAATTTGAAGGACAGCAAAGTTGAACTTTATCAGATTAAAAGTTAAAACAGAAACTGAAGGTATTTACATTTAACTCACCAGTGCAATTTAGATCTAATTGGTTAAAGGGTTAAATCCTGAACGTGTTGCAGGTTCCAAATTAAGCAACTCAAACGTGAAGTTTTCTGTTGCACCATTAGGCATTGAGTGCAGTGGGCTAGGTGCAAAATAAACAAATAAATCAAACTTGTACTGATTATGCTGGATTCACAAGGCACCAAGTAGTAGCATTTTTTTTCCGTTTCCTGCATACTCAAAATTTACTGCTGCGCCAATTTAAGTATTGAGTGTGTGGGATTGGCAAGAAATCTGAATTATTATTAATTGGCTTTTCAGTTTCATTTTATTTTTGTACATCACAGATGCAATCCGTTTTAACCCGAAGGCTGAAGCCTGACGTTAGATTGAACACCCCATAGGGGGAAGATACAAAGTGTTGATCcagcatactccctccgtccgaaaatacttgtcatcaaaacggatgaaaatgaatgtatctagaactaaaatacatctagatacatccatttcaatgacaagtattttcggacggagggagtacataagaacacacaaacacacacacacacacacatagcagTGAGAAGAAATCAATGACCTTATTCCTTTAACATAGTTCTGATACGTAAGGTAAATGATCGGACGAGAGGAAGGAGGGATTCATTCATGAAAGGTCCGTTCAGATATCGGATGGTAGAAATGGGTAGTCAGTGTATCCAATAACTGGATCAGAGAGGTAGAAAGTATCTCTGTTGTACTTGTTGAGAGGACCATCTATCTCAAACCTCCGGGGCAAGTCTGGATTGGACAGAAACAAGCGCCCATATGCAACCAAATCAGCATAGCCATCGGCGATCGCTTTATCTCCATCATCCCTACCATATCCACCAGCCACGATGAATGTTCCCTTGAAAGCATCCCTCATGGCGCGAAGGCTGTGCGGGGTCTCAAGCTTTTCTCCAATATTCACCATCCGTGGTTCCACCATGTGGCAGTAGAGGATCCCAAGCTTGTTCAGCACCTGTGCCATGTATAGGCCCAGAGCTTCTGGGTTTGAGTCTGATGCATCCGAGTAACTTGCAAAGGGTGAAAGCCTTATGCCGACCTTATCAGCTCCAATCTCATCAGCTACGGCCTGGACTACTTCTAGCGCAAAGCGGCAACGGTTCTCTAAGCTCCCACCGTATTTGTCGGTGCGATCGTTGACTTGGTCCTTCAGGAACTGGTCGATCAAATAACCATGAGCTCCGTGGATTTCGACGCCATCAAATCCTACACACCATGCAAGGCATTGAGGTTAGGAATCCCTTTCCTTCAGGAGTAGTCAAGACATTGTTGAATAACTTAGTAGGTACTTGTTCGTTGTTAGACACTTGACACTTGACACAACATTCACGAGAACCTTTGTATGTTGATTTTCTCATCATACTCCGCCCCTTTTCAATTTACTTCACATATTAGTTTCGTTTGAAGTataactttgtgaagtttgactaaGTTTATGTAAAAAAACAATAACATTCACAATACTAAATCAATAtcttggatggttagagggacagtgatatccccaacccatcagggttcaagtcctggtgtaAACTAATATATATTTTGATATTTTATTTAATAggtattgtagatgttaatattttagGTCAAAATTTACAAAGTTTGACGTAAGTCAAAACTAATATGCGTATTAAATTGAAACAGAGGGGGTATTAATTTGGGTGAATGACAAGTCTGTAACATGAATGATAATCTTAGCCCATTCTTGACATTTGGAGCGCAAAATGTCAGAATATTGGAACTTACCGGCTTCAATTGCATTTCTAGCAGCGACCCTGAAATCATCGATGACCAACGGGATTTCATCAGTCGTTAGTCGCCTAGGAGTTGAGACTTTAGCCAATCCAATGCCATCGGCTCTCGTTGCAGGTTTGATTGGCTTATCGGTGCTTGAAATTGGAGCCTGCCCATTAGGCTGAAAACCTGCACAGGGATAACGAACACGTGTTAGTGAAATAGAAAAACAGGATTATTGGGGTGATAATGAGGCTACCAATGCATTTTCATTTACGCGAAACATGAGGTGACTCATGCTGCCATAAAATGGTGAATAATTGTACAGAATGTAAAAAAGGTAAATTGTCGAGCCAAAAAATCCTTCTTGCTTGTGAAATATGCCCTCCGTAACAAAATGTAAAACGTTTTTTATGCCCTATGCAAAACCAAAAAAGGTCTTACATTTTGGTACAGAGGTAGTAATTACTACTATCAAGTTTAGTTTGAGGACAAGCTTATGTTAGAGTTGGTAAACTTACTATGATTGGAGACTCTTCCTACATGCCAAATCTGACAGAAAAATATTCCTCCTTTGGCATGAACCCCATCGACGATCGGCTTCCATGCTTCTACCTGCTTCTTGGTCCAGATGCCAGGAGTATCTTTGTACCCTTGAGCAGTGTCTGAAACTCCGGTGGCCTCAGCAATCAAAAGGCCTCCTTTGGTTGCTCTCTGCTGATAATACAGTATGGCATGGGGCTGAGGAACGTTTCCGAACGACCGCTCCCTTGTGAGCGGCGCAAGAACCACCCTGAACAGAAAAAGGAAAGCTCTCAGGAACAAGTGGGTAATGGCAGAATTCATCAGACGCGTTCTTCCGCACACCTGAACAAAATTTAGGGGCTCATGGCTACCATATTCCACAGAAAATTCATCAGACTCTTTTATAGGTTTATAATTGAAACTTTGGATTGAAACATCTCTTGCACAAATGTAATGCAGGTAATTTTTCACTGTTTGCGACAGCCCAGCCCAACTGAGCTGAATTTTTTAGATGTTCAGTAATCATCATCTACTGTAAAAGGGAAACGAGAGAGACTGACTGGGCGAAGGAAAATGGTACCTGTGAGAAAGATCAAATTTCCCCATCTTGTAGTGGGCGAGGAGGGGGGTTGTGCTAGCTGCGTTGCTCATCTTCCCTTCCTCTCTTCTTTGGTCCCTTTCTTTCTCTCGATCTCTTCCTCCTCCGTCGGGCGCGCCTCGCTCCTCATTTATATACCGCCAAAGCTGCCCTCCTTCGAAGAACTCGGGAGAGAAACCAAAGTCAAAACTTGCATGCTAGCCGCCAGGCGCAGGTTCAATGAATATGCCCTCCTTCAGACTTTACTGTACATGATTCTCAAAATTActcgagagagagagaaggccagcCGCCAGCGGGCCACAACCTCTTGTTGAGGTCACTGATGATGTAGTCATCCCGATCGATGCAGCACAGAAAAACCACGAACGCTCTGCATTCATGGTATGCAGTGCAGCACGTGTGGCACATGCCGGGCTTCTTGGGTAGGTGCTGTAGCTCTGAGTCAAGTGATGGCTTGCGAGTTGCGACTTATGTTGGGCGGTGACGCTCGCGGCCAAACCTCCGTCGGCGACGGGATCATGCTCTGTCGCCGGAACGCGTGGCGCCCGGTTCTCAATCCTCCTCATTGACGGCGACGGATCACGGTGGCTCGCGGAGGAAGGGACTGTCGTGGATAGAGGAGAGTGGATTCCTCCAGCTCTCGTTTCACGTTGTCAGTGTTGGGCGGTGGGCAGCGGGCGGGCCACTCTTCGGACACGGTCACAGCCTTCTGCTCCTCCGGTGATTTCGCATCATTAAGGCATGTATAATGGTAgcatatggatacatatgcctCATGGTAAAAAGTAATTTAAGGCACTTACATTTATTTTTTCTCCCCAATGCAAGCTATCACTAGTGGGCCTcattaagaaatagaaaataaagactttagtatacatgcatctctacttttcactccaaccttttcagcttttgtcaatggaccacactttttctcttcaagcacctgcctcctgaagaggatcccgcttccctatcTGAACCTACTTTATGTCATATCCGATCCTACATAACATGCGAAGCATCACCTTGAAGCTATGCATTGTACATGTCTTAATCGCCAGATTCTGCCACGATCGCATGCCGTGGGTTTAACACTCGTGTCATTTAGACTTTATTAGTTACACTAGGAAACTTAAGAAAATTTACCGCACGGTTGAGTCACTTCTTGCTCAAAAAAAGGATAGCGGCGTGTTCCTCGCAAGTCTCAACTTGCATTGTCTTCGCCTTTTCAATTTCCTATTTTTCATATTTCTCTTGCTTTTTCATGTCTATCATTTCTCTCTCTTAATCATGAACCTCTCCCGTACCTTTTCCTGATCCAACTTTATCCTCTCTCTTTACACATCCAAGAAGAGCTTGTACCTCTCCTCCCTATCCTTAGTGAAAAAAATGTCGGTTACACGCGGCCCTCTCCTTCTCTCAGTTATTTTCCATCACCTCCTGGTTCCTCTTTAGCACGGTCGCTTGTCAACCCGCCCCTCCACTCTGATTTGCTCGCAGTGATCGGGAACCCCACGGACTCCGCCGAGCCATCATTCGCGGGAGTGTGGGACGGGGTAGTGGCCGTCGACATCTAGGATGGCGGACGAGGCTAGCGTCGCAAATACGTAGCAAGGGTGGAGGAGGGCAATGGCTCGAAGACGTGAAAGAGAGGACAAACATGTGAGCAGTGTGATCAATTTGAAAGGTTTGGGGTAGGACCGACCTGTCAGCTCCGATGTGGTGGCTACGTCCGACCGTGTCCAGGCGGCCCCGAATACGCCCCACTTATGGGTTGGGTTTGACAGGTGTTGGACACTTCAAGACATTTGGGCTGGCTTGGGGGATGGGGGGTCTGATTGGGTGGAGTTTTTATGTTTGGGTAGTGTCTAGGTTGTCCGCCCAAATGTTTAGGAGGAAATTaggggcttggggggggggggggggggggttccaatTGTAGATGCTCTCAGTTTCTTAAATGACTCTCAGTTCCTTAAATGTAGCAGCAGGAGTAGATATTTTGCACTCCGGACTTGTATCGGCTGGTAGCATTAACTTACTTCGCTGACTCAGAGAGGTAAGCACTGTATATGTGCGATTCTAAACATGAAAAATACAAGCAATATAAAAGTAAAGGGACACATTTAGAGGAGGTGGACGAATGGCTCTCGGCGACGCCGCACCCTGATATCTGTGTCATTGAGTTCCTGTGATGACATGGCTGCATTAAAGGCACAATGAATTTGCTAGTTACAGATACATATCAAATACTTGATGATAGTACATTGTGACTCCTCTCCACTACACGTAGAGTCAATATTCTCAATAAATGTCACCTGtgtttgcacgcaaaaaagtgcgGCTGTCAGTTATAAATGTAGCAATTAATACCACATTGTTGTTGGATGAAGATGAATAATTTATGTTAGATAATTCTATTTTAAAAGGAAAGCATGTTAAGTGAGAAGCTGATGCTTACACAAACACAAGTTAAGCTCCTTTGAGCAGGTTTGTCTCCCAGGTAAACCAAACATGGTAAGTTCCGAACCCTGTTATCTATTAAGGCATATCGATCGAAGTATTGTTCTTACTTTAGACGACTCCGATCTCTTATGGGGCGTATAGGGCATACAGTGTTAGGTCATTAGTGACAGAAGAATGTAATACTAAACTGCTAATGAATGACTGTGGCCAGAGTTTAGTGTGTTGAATAAGAAACATTACCGCGTGAGTAGTAAATGGAGTGTACGACTGGAGGTTGGCAGTTAGAGCAAGTACATGTGATAGATGCATGGCGGGACCAGAGTTAGAGCACGTACATTAAATTCCCAGCTTTCATGGAACATGAtaataccgaaaaaggctttcgtcccgctttataaa
Above is a window of Triticum aestivum cultivar Chinese Spring chromosome 6B, IWGSC CS RefSeq v2.1, whole genome shotgun sequence DNA encoding:
- the LOC123138374 gene encoding putative 12-oxophytodienoate reductase 11; this translates as MSNAASTTPLLAHYKMGKFDLSHRVVLAPLTRERSFGNVPQPHAILYYQQRATKGGLLIAEATGVSDTAQGYKDTPGIWTKKQVEAWKPIVDGVHAKGGIFFCQIWHVGRVSNHSFQPNGQAPISSTDKPIKPATRADGIGLAKVSTPRRLTTDEIPLVIDDFRVAARNAIEAGFDGVEIHGAHGYLIDQFLKDQVNDRTDKYGGSLENRCRFALEVVQAVADEIGADKVGIRLSPFASYSDASDSNPEALGLYMAQVLNKLGILYCHMVEPRMVNIGEKLETPHSLRAMRDAFKGTFIVAGGYGRDDGDKAIADGYADLVAYGRLFLSNPDLPRRFEIDGPLNKYNRDTFYLSDPVIGYTDYPFLPSDI
- the LOC123138373 gene encoding replication factor C subunit 3, producing MAGATAAAPMDIDRAAAPPAFKGKAPVSAAAAVKSSPWVEKYRPQSLADVAAHRDIVDTIDRLTDENRLPHLLLYGPPGTGKTSTILAVARKIYGAQYGNMILELNASDERGIGVVRQQIQDFASAHSLSFGAKPAVKLVLLDEADAMTKDAQFALRRVIEKYTRSTRFALICNHVNKIIPALQSRCTRFRFAPLDGSHVTERLRHIIKSEGLDVDEGGLTALVRLSNGDMRKSLNILQSTHMASQQITEEAVYLCTGNPMPKDIEQIAFWLLNEPFSTSFKHIADMKMRKGLALIDIIREVTMFVFKIKMPSNVRVKLINDLADIEYRLTFACNDKLQLGALISTFTTARTAMVAAAD